ATCGACTTCTCCGGTAAATTCCGTGCTGCCACATTTTTTGCAGGGGTGCTTCGGGCTGACCTGCGTGGGATCGATCGGGAGATCCTTGTCTTCCGGTACGGTCATCTCGCCGCACTTTTTACAGAACCAGACCGGAATCGGGGTGGCAAAGATACGCTGCCGGGAGATACACCAGTCCCACTCCATCTGTTCCACCCAGTTCTCCATCCGGAGAAGCATGTGCTCGGGGAACCATTTGATCTGGTGGGCTGCATCGGCAATCTCCTTGGGTTTGATCTTCACAAACCACTGGCGTTCGGAGAGGATCTCGATCGGCGTCTTGCAGCGCCAGCAGGTGCCAACGCGCTGGGCGAGTTTCTCCTGCCGCTTTAAGATATCCTGCGCTTTCATCTCGGCGATGATTGCGGTACGGCATTCGGTGGTATTCAGGCCCTTGTATTTGCCTGCGATTTCGGTCATCCGTCCCTGGCGGTCGATCGCTTTCCTGAGAGCAAGGTTGTGCTGTTTCCACCAGTGGACATCCTGCTTGTCCCCAAAGGTACAGATCATCACTGCGCCGGAACCAAATGCGGGATCGACTGCCTCATCCAGTACCACCGGCACATCGTGACCAAAGAGCGGGACTTTCATGGTCCTGCCCTTCAGTTCGCGATAGCGTTCGTCTTCCGGGTGAACCGCAATCGCAACACAGGCTGCCAGCAGCTCCGGCCGGGTGGTGGCGATCTCCACGCCATCGAAATCGAAATAATTGAGCTGGGTCTCCCGGTCTTCATAGGCAACTTCGGCAAACGCGATTGCCGTCTCGCACCGGGTGCAGTAGTTCACCGGGTGCTCGCTCTGGTAGATGTAGCCCGACGCAAGCATGCGCAGGAACGAGAGCTGCGTCTTGCCGTAATACTTCGGCTGCATCGTGACGTACTCGTTTGACCAGTCCGTGGAGAATGCCATCTTCCGCAGCGTGATGCGCATCAGGCCGATGTTCTTTTCTGTGAGCTCGCGGCACATCCGCCGGAACTCTTCGCGGGAGACATCGTTTTTTGTGATATGGTTGAGCTCTTCGACTTTCACTTCGGTCGGAAGCCCGTGGCAGTCCCAGCCCTGCGGGAACATCACGTTGAATCCCTTCATCCGTTTGTAGCGGGCGAAGAAGTCGATGTAGCACCAGTTCAGGGCATTGCCGATATGGAAATTGCCGGTAGGGTACGGCGGGGGGGTGTCGATCACGAACTGCGGTTTTTTTGAGTTTTTGTCAAAATAGTGATCTTCATCGCGCCAGATACTGCGCCAGCGCTCCTCCACCTCTGCAAAATCATAATTTTTGGGTAGATCCTGTGATGACGCCATTGTCGCAGATGTTTGTCGTTGTAATAAAATATAGTAATCGGATTCCCCAGCGATGGTCAGGGGTAATCTCCGTCTGTGGGGACATCAACCCGGTCTCATTGGGATAAAGTCATAAGGATAAAGCTCTTTTTTTTGTTACAACAACACATGATGTACTAATGGTGCGACAAAGAGGACTTGGCTATGCAGCCGCTATTACTGGTGCAGCTATCCTTGTAGGCCCCTATCTCAAGCCGGCCTGGCTCATGGGAATTGTCGTGATCCTGTTCGCTCTTATCCTCTGGCGATTTTTCGATACCAAATATCTCAGTTATGCCATGTGCGCACTCGGCGCCCTGTATGGCGTCACGCTCCTGCCGTTCTTTGTCTTTGCCACATCGCTTGCAATGATCGTGCTGGGAGAACTCGTCTTCCAGACGGGCGCCGATGATCTCAATACGTACCTGTATTACGTTATCTCGACTGCATGGGCAGGAGTCCTGGTCATGGCGTACCTGAACGAGCGGGCGTTTCTTACCATCATCTTCGGTATCATCGCGGCCGTTCTCCTAAAAGTGATCCTGCTCAAGTACGAGGACTCGCTGATTCTCGAAGCCATTGGTGTTGCCATGACGATGTGGCTGATCCAGGAGCTCAATTACCAGGTGAATCTCCAGCTGGTGGTTGCGGCGGTGATCGTCGGGTTTACGTTCGGCTACTTTGCTTTCCGTGCAAAAACCGCAGACCTCTCCGGGCTCTTCTCCGCTGCGCTCGTGGGAATTATCCTCTTAGTCTTTGCCGATGTCCGGTGGTTCATGATCATGCTCGCGTTCTTCATCCTTGGTTCCCTTGCCACCAAGTACAAGTTTGAATACAAAAAGCGGATCGGCGTTGAGCAGGGGCGTGGCGGGGCACGGGGATACCGGAATGTCTTTGCCAACGGGATCGTTGCCGCAGCTGCGGCAGTGCTCTATGGCGTTTTCCAGCAGCCGATCTTTATTGTGATGTATGTCGGCTGCGTGGCCACGGCCGCGGCCGATACGCTGGCAAGCGAGATTGGGGTCACCGGCGGTATTCCCTACATGATTACCACGCTGAAAAAAGTGCCCATCGGTACGAACGGGGGGGTAACCCTTGTCGGTCAATCGGTTGCGCTTGCCGGTGGTCTGGTTGTTTCGCTGGTTGCTCTCCTGCTGGGAGTCATCACCCTTCCCATGGCAATTATCTGTACGTTCGCCGGGTTTGTCGGCACGAATATCGACAGCCTGGCCGGTGCAACCTTCGAGAACCGGGGCATCTGGGGCAATGCCGGTACGAACCTGATCGCAACTATTGGTGGCGGACTGGTAGCGATGGGGCTGTTCTTTGCGTTCCACCTGAATTAACGGGGCCTGCCTTTTTTGCCGATGTTGTTTTGGGATTTTA
The sequence above is drawn from the Methanomicrobiales archaeon HGW-Methanomicrobiales-1 genome and encodes:
- a CDS encoding valine--tRNA ligase, whose product is MASSQDLPKNYDFAEVEERWRSIWRDEDHYFDKNSKKPQFVIDTPPPYPTGNFHIGNALNWCYIDFFARYKRMKGFNVMFPQGWDCHGLPTEVKVEELNHITKNDVSREEFRRMCRELTEKNIGLMRITLRKMAFSTDWSNEYVTMQPKYYGKTQLSFLRMLASGYIYQSEHPVNYCTRCETAIAFAEVAYEDRETQLNYFDFDGVEIATTRPELLAACVAIAVHPEDERYRELKGRTMKVPLFGHDVPVVLDEAVDPAFGSGAVMICTFGDKQDVHWWKQHNLALRKAIDRQGRMTEIAGKYKGLNTTECRTAIIAEMKAQDILKRQEKLAQRVGTCWRCKTPIEILSERQWFVKIKPKEIADAAHQIKWFPEHMLLRMENWVEQMEWDWCISRQRIFATPIPVWFCKKCGEMTVPEDKDLPIDPTQVSPKHPCKKCGSTEFTGEVDVLDTWMDSSISVLNVTGWDGNGTPPFFPAQIRPQGHDIIRTWAFYTILRSVALTGQKPWNEILVNGMVLGEDGFKMSKSRGNIIVPEEILVKYGADALRQWGAMGAATGSDIMFNWNDVVAASRFQTKMWNITKFALIQLEKEGFDPETQITALADRWLLVRLSDTVEQVSNALEAYQFDIALKAIREFAWDVLADNYIELVKGRLYKDDASRKGACLALHTAFDALCRLLAPFTPYFAEECYSHLSPGKSVHKQPWVAFTYDDDAARMEGNLLVQVVAEVRKYKHDAGLALNAPLGKVTIYAPHTVNDEGDTGRTLNADVHWRTDAAKLDRVITDIDFNRSVIGPTFRKQAGAFMAAIKALTPEQLANPPATIMLEGTETAVPENAFTPKYSYMEEGAQVDVITVGDVILTIAKV
- a CDS encoding TIGR00297 family protein, which encodes MVRQRGLGYAAAITGAAILVGPYLKPAWLMGIVVILFALILWRFFDTKYLSYAMCALGALYGVTLLPFFVFATSLAMIVLGELVFQTGADDLNTYLYYVISTAWAGVLVMAYLNERAFLTIIFGIIAAVLLKVILLKYEDSLILEAIGVAMTMWLIQELNYQVNLQLVVAAVIVGFTFGYFAFRAKTADLSGLFSAALVGIILLVFADVRWFMIMLAFFILGSLATKYKFEYKKRIGVEQGRGGARGYRNVFANGIVAAAAAVLYGVFQQPIFIVMYVGCVATAAADTLASEIGVTGGIPYMITTLKKVPIGTNGGVTLVGQSVALAGGLVVSLVALLLGVITLPMAIICTFAGFVGTNIDSLAGATFENRGIWGNAGTNLIATIGGGLVAMGLFFAFHLN